A segment of the Serratia fonticola genome:
AGGATAGGCAATATGGCAACCGCCAACACAATGATCCCCATGCCCCCCATCCACTGCAGCATCTGCCGGTAGAACAAAATGGCTTTTGGTAAGGAATCCAACCCCACTAACGTGGTAGCCCCAGTGGTGGTTAAACCAGAGAAAGATTCAAAGAAAGCGTCTGTAAGAGAGAGGTTAGGCCGCTCAGAAAACAGGAAAGGCAATGCACCAACGCTCCCCAGTACGGTCCAGAACAGCACCACGATGAGGAAGCCTTCGCGTGGTTTTAATTCATGCTTCTGCTTACGGTTTGGCCACCACAACATCAAGCCAATGGTGACAGCCACAAAGAAGGTCTGGCTGAATGCCCGCCCCGCGCCGTCGCGGTATATCAATGCCACCAGGCCAGGAATAAACATCGTCCCGGAGAACAGGATGACAAGTAGACCCACGATACGAGTTATGGCGCGAAAATGCATTTCAGCACGATCCTTAGCAATTCAATTGGTGGGAATTATTGCGATATAGGGATTAATTGCAAATTTCCGCGACTGAGATCACGTAATTTATTCCCAAATGCCTCAATGCCCGTAGCAGGTAACGCCAGGTGCAACATGACGTCAGCACCGTATTCCCCATGCACCATTCGCCCTTCACTTTGCTGCAGTAGATTTTCTACCATGGCCAGCTGTGCATAATCGCACCGCAAAGTATATTCGACCTGCGGCACCTTGTAGCGAACAACCAATTGTTTCAATGCCTGTTGCACGCCACTGCCGTAAGCTCTCACCAAGCCACCGGTACCCAGCTTGATGCCGCCATAGTAACGGACGACTACGGCCGTGATCTCCCCAATGCCACTCCCCATCAATTGAGCAAGAATAGGTTTACCTGCCGTGCCTGACGGTTCGCCATCATCAGAGAACCCCAGTTGCTGTGAGTCATCCGGCGCGCCAGCGACAAAAGCCCAGCAATGATGCCGGGCCGTTGGGTGTTCTTCACGAACCTGCTGGATAAAAACTTTCGCCGCATCCACCCCGCAGGTGGGTGCCAACAGGGTGATAAAACGGCTCTTTTTTATCTCTTCACTGACGCTGATGGCCGCGCCGGGAACCGGGTAAGGCTGCATCAAGCCAGATTCAGATCACGGGTCATATTTTCAATACGTTTCTCATGAATCACGATATTGTCTTCAATGCGGATCCCACCATAAGGTTTTAACGCATCAATACGATCCCAGGCAAAATGTTGACTGAATTCTCCACTACGCCACGGTGCCAGCAGGGATTCAATGAAATACAGGCCCGGTTCGATGGTCAGCACCATGCCAGGTTGCAATACACGTGTACAGCGCAGGAAGGGGTATTTAGCCGGTGCGGCCAGATGAGTTCCGTTTTCGTCCTGCATAAAGCCCGCAGCGTCATGCACCTGCAACCCCAGCGGGTGGCCTAAACCATGTGGCAGGAATGGGCAGGTAAGCCCCTGCTCCACCATAGCCTCTTCGCTGATCCCACTGACCAGCTTATGGTTTTTCAACAATTTGGCGATACGCTGATGCATCTGCACATGATAGTCGGTGTAACGCACCCCGGCCTTCATCGTGTCAATTAATGCCAGCTGTTCATTGTTCAGATCTTTCACCAGGTGGGCGAAAGCATTGTTACTCTGACCAGCATAAGTACGCGTCAGGTCGGCTGCATAGCCGTTATATTCCGCACCCGCATCGATCAGGAAGCTCCGGGCTTCGGCGGGAGGCTGATGATCCAGTTTGGTGTAATGCAACACCGCCGCGTGTTCATTCAATGCCA
Coding sequences within it:
- a CDS encoding IMPACT family protein; its protein translation is MQPYPVPGAAISVSEEIKKSRFITLLAPTCGVDAAKVFIQQVREEHPTARHHCWAFVAGAPDDSQQLGFSDDGEPSGTAGKPILAQLMGSGIGEITAVVVRYYGGIKLGTGGLVRAYGSGVQQALKQLVVRYKVPQVEYTLRCDYAQLAMVENLLQQSEGRMVHGEYGADVMLHLALPATGIEAFGNKLRDLSRGNLQLIPISQ
- the pepQ gene encoding Xaa-Pro dipeptidase encodes the protein METLASLYNDHLVTLQKRAREVLERNKLDALLIHSGELQRVFLDDHNYPFKVNAHFKAWVPVTSVPNCWLWVDGVNKPKLWFYSPVDYWHSVEPLPDSFWTKSVELLPLASADDIASQLPPQRERVGYIGYAQQRALALGIAAENINPQAVLNYFDFHRSIKTGYELACMREAQKTAVMGHRAAHEAFQSGMSEFDINQAYLTATGHRDTDVPYDNIVALNEHAAVLHYTKLDHQPPAEARSFLIDAGAEYNGYAADLTRTYAGQSNNAFAHLVKDLNNEQLALIDTMKAGVRYTDYHVQMHQRIAKLLKNHKLVSGISEEAMVEQGLTCPFLPHGLGHPLGLQVHDAAGFMQDENGTHLAAPAKYPFLRCTRVLQPGMVLTIEPGLYFIESLLAPWRSGEFSQHFAWDRIDALKPYGGIRIEDNIVIHEKRIENMTRDLNLA